One stretch of Sinomonas terrae DNA includes these proteins:
- a CDS encoding ABC transporter permease has protein sequence MSQQSQQEDLTATVRGDAATTAQPAAGIEPVVEAKGLSLGQIVRKRFFGHTGALAGLVVFAAIFILAFSAEGWGPFPGWWKYKFDQVTPLVNFGQPTWTFVPFSFGDHPFGQDRIGRDLFAMTMRGAQQSITIMIIIGLVAGIIGVVVGALSGYFRGWVETVLMRITDVIIIIPVLLLAAVMSQTAGRRDSGSWFAQFAASNGVVVLGIFLGFVAWVSLARLVRGEFLSLREREFVDAARISGASNMRIIFKHILPNAVGVVIVNGTLLMSSAILLETALSYLGVGVKAPDTSLGLLISQNEEAFSTRPWLFWWPGLFIVLICLSINFIGDGMRDAFDPRQKKFNPKRARSRQVQGAAKGSVPAAAGVSVPLPEVEGTLNAEQGVVPDEETHGGAPDATRDRNP, from the coding sequence CTCACGGCCACCGTCCGCGGCGATGCCGCGACCACCGCTCAGCCCGCCGCCGGCATCGAACCGGTCGTCGAGGCGAAGGGCCTCAGCCTCGGCCAGATCGTCCGGAAGCGCTTCTTCGGCCACACCGGTGCGCTCGCTGGCCTCGTGGTGTTCGCAGCCATCTTCATCCTCGCCTTCTCCGCCGAGGGCTGGGGTCCGTTCCCAGGCTGGTGGAAGTACAAGTTCGATCAGGTCACGCCGCTCGTGAACTTCGGGCAGCCCACGTGGACCTTCGTGCCGTTCAGCTTCGGCGACCACCCGTTCGGCCAGGACCGGATTGGGCGCGATCTCTTCGCGATGACCATGCGCGGCGCCCAGCAGTCGATCACGATCATGATCATCATCGGTCTCGTTGCAGGCATCATCGGCGTGGTCGTCGGTGCCCTCTCCGGCTACTTCCGCGGATGGGTCGAGACGGTCCTCATGCGCATCACGGACGTCATCATCATCATTCCCGTGCTGCTCCTCGCGGCAGTCATGTCGCAGACCGCGGGGCGGCGTGACTCCGGGAGCTGGTTCGCGCAGTTCGCGGCGAGCAACGGCGTCGTCGTGCTCGGCATCTTCCTCGGGTTCGTCGCATGGGTCTCCCTCGCCCGTCTGGTGCGCGGCGAGTTCCTCTCGCTGCGCGAACGCGAGTTCGTCGACGCGGCGCGCATCTCCGGCGCGTCCAACATGCGCATCATCTTCAAGCACATTCTGCCGAACGCCGTCGGCGTCGTGATTGTGAACGGCACCCTGCTCATGTCCTCGGCGATCCTGCTCGAGACCGCGCTGAGCTACCTCGGCGTCGGCGTCAAGGCGCCGGACACCTCCCTCGGCCTGCTCATCTCGCAGAACGAAGAGGCCTTCTCCACCCGTCCGTGGCTGTTCTGGTGGCCGGGCCTCTTCATCGTGCTCATCTGCCTCAGCATCAACTTCATCGGCGACGGCATGCGCGACGCGTTCGATCCCCGGCAGAAGAAGTTCAACCCGAAGAGGGCGAGATCGCGGCAGGTCCAAGGCGCGGCCAAGGGGAGCGTTCCCGCCGCGGCTGGTGTCTCGGTCCCGCTCCCCGAAGTCGAGGGCACACTGAATGCGGAACAGGGAGTCGTCCCCGACGAGGAGACCCACGGAGGGGCGCCCGATGCCACGCGGGACAGGAATCCCTGA
- a CDS encoding PH domain-containing protein, with protein MSALHHTGPVDVFKARSNKVLAILLWVLAAFGLVVTLIQSGLGGVRFVAPLVLLAFAGWALFWRPAVVVSDAGVELVNPLRDVGVPWEALAFVDTRYALTLGTGAGRFSAWAAPAPGVLGARHAKPDSISGLPATSYGPGQSVRPGDLRHTVSGQAAFLVRRRWAEQVERGAVEGGLVDETPVARGAEWWILAVAVLLAAATIATLA; from the coding sequence ATGAGCGCCCTCCACCACACCGGCCCCGTCGACGTGTTCAAAGCCCGCAGCAACAAGGTGCTCGCGATTCTCCTGTGGGTGCTCGCCGCGTTCGGACTCGTCGTGACGCTCATCCAGTCTGGCCTCGGAGGCGTCCGGTTCGTAGCACCCCTCGTGCTCCTGGCCTTCGCTGGCTGGGCCCTCTTCTGGCGACCCGCCGTCGTCGTGAGCGATGCCGGCGTCGAACTCGTCAACCCGCTCCGCGACGTCGGCGTGCCGTGGGAGGCGCTCGCCTTCGTCGACACGAGGTATGCCCTGACGCTCGGAACGGGCGCGGGGCGCTTCAGCGCGTGGGCCGCGCCCGCTCCCGGCGTCCTGGGCGCCCGCCACGCGAAGCCGGACAGCATCTCCGGCCTCCCCGCGACCAGCTATGGGCCGGGGCAGTCGGTGCGCCCCGGCGACCTCCGGCACACGGTCTCGGGCCAAGCCGCGTTCCTTGTGCGCCGCCGTTGGGCGGAGCAGGTGGAGCGCGGTGCGGTCGAAGGCGGCCTGGTCGACGAGACTCCGGTGGCCCGCGGCGCAGAGTGGTGGATCCTCGCGGTGGCCGTCCTGCTTGCCGCCGCGACGATCGCAACCCTCGCCTAG
- a CDS encoding ABC transporter ATP-binding protein has product MVLEVKDLSVDFGVEKEWVPAAIGLNYEVRAGEVLAIVGESGSGKSASSMALLDLLPSNSRVQGSVKLTGQELLGKDRSAIRRVRGNDVAVIFQEPMTALNPVYTIGGQIIETIRLHNPISPDEAKSRALRMLELVELPDPEKAFKSYPHQLSGGQRQRAMIAQSLSCDPKLLIADEPTTALDVTVQAEILDLMRHLKDKLNSAVILITHDMGVVADLADRIVVMRRGLIVETGTAEQIFGNPQHEYTQALLAAVPHLGQGSEAEAEVDITAALAAATGAELEAVDAAELAHREQENRAALAEAAEAEAKRRGAPVLELKDVAIEYPKQGRVPAFRAVEGANLVVYPGQVVGLVGESGSGKTTIGRAAVGLLPVAEGSLQVTGREISRLKKNSKELHEIRRSVGMVFQDPSSSLNPRLPIGESIGEPMYLAGVAKGADLQKRVETLLDQVELPRSYRNRYPHELSGGQKQRVGIARALSLKPKLMVADEPTSALDVSVQAKVLELFQALQKELGFASLFVTHDLAVIDVLADHICVMQRGRIVEQGSRDAILRNPQEAYTQRLLAAVPLPDPEKQRERRELRELLLASGID; this is encoded by the coding sequence ATGGTCCTCGAGGTCAAGGACCTGAGCGTCGACTTCGGCGTCGAGAAGGAGTGGGTGCCTGCCGCGATCGGCCTCAACTATGAGGTACGCGCGGGCGAGGTCCTGGCGATTGTCGGCGAGTCAGGCTCGGGCAAGTCCGCGAGCTCCATGGCGCTGCTCGACCTTCTCCCCTCGAACAGCCGCGTGCAGGGCAGCGTCAAGCTCACCGGCCAGGAGCTGCTGGGGAAGGACCGCTCAGCAATCCGCCGCGTGCGCGGCAACGACGTGGCGGTCATCTTCCAGGAGCCGATGACGGCCCTCAACCCGGTGTACACGATCGGCGGCCAGATCATCGAGACGATCCGGCTGCACAACCCGATCTCGCCGGATGAGGCGAAGTCGCGTGCCCTCCGCATGCTCGAACTCGTCGAGCTCCCGGATCCGGAGAAGGCCTTCAAGTCGTACCCGCACCAGCTCTCGGGCGGCCAGCGGCAGCGCGCGATGATTGCGCAGTCGCTCTCGTGCGATCCGAAGCTGCTCATCGCCGATGAGCCCACGACAGCACTCGACGTCACGGTGCAGGCCGAGATCCTCGACCTCATGCGCCATTTGAAGGACAAGCTCAACAGCGCCGTGATCCTCATCACCCACGACATGGGTGTGGTCGCAGACCTTGCCGACCGCATCGTCGTCATGCGCCGCGGCCTGATCGTGGAGACCGGCACGGCCGAGCAGATCTTCGGCAACCCGCAGCACGAGTACACCCAGGCGCTTCTTGCCGCGGTGCCACACCTCGGTCAGGGTTCGGAGGCGGAGGCTGAGGTCGACATCACTGCAGCGCTGGCCGCTGCGACTGGCGCTGAGCTCGAGGCGGTCGACGCCGCGGAGCTCGCCCACCGCGAGCAGGAGAACCGTGCCGCCCTCGCCGAGGCGGCCGAGGCGGAGGCGAAACGCCGCGGCGCCCCGGTGCTCGAGCTCAAGGACGTCGCGATCGAGTACCCCAAGCAGGGCCGCGTCCCGGCGTTCCGTGCTGTCGAGGGCGCGAACCTCGTCGTGTACCCGGGGCAGGTCGTGGGCCTCGTGGGGGAGTCGGGTTCCGGCAAGACGACGATCGGCCGTGCCGCCGTCGGCCTTCTCCCCGTCGCGGAAGGTTCGCTCCAGGTCACCGGCCGGGAGATCTCACGCCTCAAGAAGAACTCGAAGGAGCTCCACGAGATCCGCCGCTCGGTCGGCATGGTGTTCCAGGACCCGTCGTCGTCCCTCAATCCCCGTCTTCCGATCGGCGAGTCGATCGGCGAGCCCATGTACCTCGCGGGAGTCGCGAAGGGCGCGGACCTCCAGAAGCGCGTCGAGACGCTGCTCGACCAGGTCGAGCTCCCGAGGTCTTATCGCAACCGCTATCCCCACGAGCTCTCGGGCGGCCAGAAGCAGCGCGTGGGAATCGCTCGCGCCCTCTCGCTCAAGCCGAAGCTCATGGTTGCGGACGAGCCGACCTCGGCCCTCGACGTCTCGGTCCAGGCCAAGGTCCTCGAGCTGTTCCAGGCCCTCCAGAAGGAACTCGGCTTCGCATCCCTCTTCGTGACGCACGACCTCGCGGTCATCGACGTCCTCGCCGACCATATCTGCGTCATGCAGCGCGGACGGATCGTCGAGCAGGGCTCGCGCGATGCGATCCTCCGCAATCCGCAGGAGGCCTACACACAGCGGCTGCTCGCCGCGGTGCCGCTTCCGGATCCGGAGAAGCAGCGCGAGCGCCGCGAGCTGCGGGAGCTCCTGCTCGCGAGCGGCATCGACTGA
- the typA gene encoding translational GTPase TypA, whose protein sequence is MSETVSTVFRTDLRNVAIVAHVDHGKTTLVDAMLKQTNSFAAHGEIEDRVMDSGDLEREKGITILAKNTTVQYAGPAAAEVGEPGGILINVIDTPGHADFGGEVERGLSMVDGVVLLVDASEGPLPQTRFVLRKALASHKPVILVVNKTDRPDARISEVVSETMDLLLGLASDLADEVPDLDLDKVLDVPVVYAAAKMGAASLEQPADGTVPGNDNLEPLFETIVKHIPAPTYDPEGVLQAHVTNLDASPFLGRLALLRIYNGTLRKGQQVAWARHDGTIKPVKVTELLATKALERVPTESAGPGEIVAVAGIEDITIGETLTDIENPQPLPLIKVDDPAISMTIGINTSPLAGRVKGAKVTARQVKDRLDKELIGNVSIRVLPTERPDAWEVQGRGELALAILVEQMRREGFELTVGKPQVVTKKVDGHVLEPTEHMTIDVPEEYLGAVTQLLAARKGRMTNMANHGTGWVRMEFIVPSRGLIGFRTKFLTDTRGAGIASSISEGYEPWAGEIEYRTNGSLVADRSGVATPFAMINLQERGTFFVQPTAEVYEGMIVGENSRADDMDVNITKEKKLTNMRSSTADNFEGLTPPRTLTLEESLEFAREDECVEITPEDIRIRKVILDANERLKANRARARA, encoded by the coding sequence ATGTCTGAAACCGTGTCCACTGTCTTCCGCACCGACCTCCGCAACGTCGCCATTGTCGCTCACGTCGACCACGGCAAGACGACGCTTGTCGACGCCATGCTCAAGCAGACCAACTCGTTCGCCGCCCACGGCGAGATCGAGGACCGGGTGATGGACTCGGGCGATCTCGAGCGCGAGAAGGGCATCACCATCCTCGCCAAGAACACGACGGTGCAGTACGCCGGTCCGGCCGCCGCCGAGGTGGGGGAGCCCGGCGGTATCCTCATCAACGTCATCGACACCCCGGGCCACGCTGATTTCGGCGGCGAGGTCGAGCGCGGCCTGTCGATGGTCGACGGCGTCGTCCTCCTCGTGGACGCCTCGGAGGGCCCCCTCCCGCAGACCCGCTTCGTGCTCCGCAAGGCCCTCGCCTCGCACAAGCCGGTAATCCTCGTCGTCAACAAGACGGACCGGCCGGACGCCCGCATCTCAGAGGTTGTCAGCGAGACGATGGACCTCCTGCTCGGCCTCGCCTCGGATCTCGCCGACGAGGTCCCCGATCTCGACCTCGACAAGGTCCTGGACGTCCCGGTCGTCTACGCGGCCGCCAAGATGGGTGCTGCGTCGCTTGAGCAGCCCGCCGACGGAACCGTTCCGGGCAACGACAACCTCGAACCGCTCTTCGAGACGATCGTCAAGCACATCCCGGCCCCGACCTACGATCCTGAGGGCGTCCTCCAGGCGCACGTCACGAACCTCGACGCCTCGCCGTTCCTGGGCCGCCTCGCGCTCCTGCGTATCTACAACGGCACCCTCCGCAAGGGCCAGCAGGTCGCCTGGGCGCGTCATGATGGCACGATCAAGCCGGTCAAGGTCACCGAACTGCTTGCCACGAAGGCCCTCGAGCGCGTCCCCACCGAGTCCGCAGGTCCCGGCGAGATCGTCGCCGTCGCCGGCATCGAGGACATCACGATCGGTGAGACCCTCACGGACATCGAGAACCCGCAGCCCCTCCCGCTCATCAAGGTCGACGACCCGGCCATCTCCATGACGATCGGCATCAACACGTCGCCGCTCGCCGGCCGAGTCAAGGGCGCGAAGGTGACCGCCCGCCAGGTCAAGGACCGCCTCGACAAGGAGCTCATCGGCAACGTCTCGATCCGCGTCCTCCCGACAGAGCGTCCCGACGCCTGGGAGGTCCAGGGCCGTGGCGAGCTCGCGCTGGCGATCCTCGTCGAGCAGATGCGCCGCGAGGGCTTCGAGCTCACCGTCGGCAAGCCCCAGGTAGTCACCAAGAAGGTCGACGGCCACGTTCTCGAGCCGACCGAGCACATGACCATCGACGTGCCCGAGGAGTACCTCGGCGCCGTCACGCAGCTCCTCGCAGCGCGAAAGGGCCGTATGACGAACATGGCGAACCACGGCACCGGCTGGGTCCGCATGGAGTTCATCGTCCCGTCCCGTGGCCTCATCGGCTTCCGGACGAAGTTCCTCACGGACACGCGCGGTGCCGGCATCGCGTCGTCGATCTCCGAGGGCTACGAGCCGTGGGCCGGCGAGATCGAGTACCGCACGAACGGATCGCTCGTAGCCGACCGTTCCGGCGTCGCGACCCCGTTCGCGATGATCAACCTCCAGGAGCGGGGCACGTTCTTCGTCCAGCCGACGGCCGAGGTGTACGAGGGCATGATCGTGGGCGAGAACTCACGCGCCGACGACATGGACGTCAACATCACCAAGGAGAAGAAGCTCACCAACATGCGCTCCTCCACGGCCGACAACTTCGAGGGCCTCACCCCGCCGCGCACGCTCACGCTCGAGGAGTCCCTCGAGTTCGCGCGCGAGGATGAGTGCGTCGAGATCACGCCCGAGGACATCCGCATCCGCAAGGTCATCCTCGACGCGAACGAGCGCCTCAAGGCGAACCGGGCCCGCGCCCGCGCCTGA
- a CDS encoding helix-turn-helix domain-containing protein, with product MPSSDDVAKGRALSSPLRLRILRLCLHHSRTNKEIADLLGLNPASTLHHVRTLVATGFLEPQDERRGRRGAREVPYLATRRSWGQRVDDVAPVLIETFVQETAALDPEDIEVWRLGLMLNAEHQAELMAKLRAVVDEYVALPSDPDGHATSLMIAHHRDPTAD from the coding sequence ATGCCATCGTCCGACGACGTTGCGAAGGGCCGGGCGCTCAGTTCACCGCTGCGCCTGCGCATCCTGCGCCTGTGCCTGCACCACTCACGCACGAACAAGGAGATCGCGGACCTCCTCGGTCTCAACCCCGCTTCGACACTTCACCACGTGCGCACGCTCGTCGCGACGGGATTCCTAGAGCCGCAGGACGAGCGGCGCGGGCGACGGGGAGCCCGCGAGGTGCCGTATCTCGCGACCCGCCGCTCATGGGGGCAGCGCGTGGACGACGTGGCGCCCGTGCTCATCGAGACGTTCGTCCAGGAGACCGCGGCCCTCGATCCCGAGGACATCGAGGTCTGGCGCCTCGGCCTCATGCTCAACGCGGAGCACCAGGCGGAGCTCATGGCGAAGCTCCGGGCCGTCGTCGACGAGTATGTCGCGCTCCCGAGCGATCCCGACGGGCACGCAACCTCACTCATGATCGCGCACCACAGGGACCCCACGGCCGACTAG
- a CDS encoding MFS transporter has protein sequence MRASSAGPAVVVPLTRRPAFLVFWAGQGVSQLGAQLGQLALPVLAVSLLGASEMDLGVLNAASMAAFLVVGLPAGAWVDRWLKRRTMIRADLVRMTAMLAVPLLWWAGVLQMWHLFAVAAVVGVATVFFDVSYQSYVPVLVDRELVADANGKLEATAQVSRLGGPALGGFILTVVSAPLLFAGEALGYLVSALCLLRVSDSEVKPERVEGSRLSREIREGATFVVGHPLIRRVVLSTAIGNLFSSITYVLMPLVILRELGFGPAGFGTMLSIGSVGGLLGALAAPRLASRLGEGPLLPLGLTVGGAAVVLFPIALAAGPGPLALGLLSAGEFVMSFGIIVFNVMQVSMRQRVCPPRLLGRMNASIRCLVWGVMPIGSLVGGWLGGQLGIAPTLWVGIVGQLLACVPVATGPFFRLRRLPDAQGE, from the coding sequence ATGCGCGCCTCATCCGCCGGACCGGCCGTCGTCGTGCCGCTCACGAGGCGCCCGGCGTTCCTCGTCTTCTGGGCGGGGCAAGGGGTCTCCCAGCTTGGCGCGCAGCTCGGCCAGCTCGCTCTCCCGGTCCTCGCGGTGAGCCTTCTCGGTGCCAGCGAAATGGACCTCGGGGTGCTCAACGCCGCGTCGATGGCGGCCTTCCTCGTGGTCGGCCTTCCCGCTGGGGCTTGGGTGGATCGCTGGCTCAAGCGGCGAACCATGATCCGCGCGGACCTCGTCCGCATGACAGCCATGCTCGCCGTCCCGCTCCTGTGGTGGGCCGGCGTCCTGCAGATGTGGCACCTCTTCGCCGTAGCGGCGGTGGTCGGTGTGGCCACCGTGTTCTTCGACGTGTCCTATCAGAGCTACGTACCAGTGCTCGTGGACCGCGAACTCGTCGCCGATGCCAACGGGAAGCTCGAGGCCACGGCCCAGGTTTCGCGGCTCGGCGGCCCGGCGCTCGGCGGTTTCATCCTCACCGTGGTGAGCGCCCCGCTGCTGTTCGCCGGCGAAGCCCTCGGCTATCTCGTCTCGGCGCTGTGCCTACTGCGAGTGAGCGATTCGGAGGTCAAGCCCGAGCGGGTGGAGGGCAGCAGGCTTTCGCGCGAGATCCGCGAGGGGGCCACGTTCGTGGTGGGGCATCCGCTCATCCGCCGCGTCGTCCTCAGCACTGCCATCGGCAACTTGTTCTCGTCGATCACCTACGTTCTCATGCCCCTCGTGATCCTGAGGGAGCTGGGGTTCGGGCCGGCGGGGTTCGGCACCATGCTCTCTATCGGATCGGTCGGCGGCCTGCTCGGGGCACTCGCCGCCCCGCGCCTCGCCTCCCGCCTCGGCGAGGGGCCGCTCCTGCCGCTCGGGCTCACGGTGGGCGGGGCCGCCGTCGTGCTCTTCCCGATCGCGCTCGCGGCAGGGCCGGGCCCGCTCGCGCTCGGCCTCCTCAGCGCGGGCGAGTTCGTCATGAGCTTTGGAATCATCGTCTTCAACGTCATGCAGGTGAGCATGCGGCAGCGCGTCTGCCCGCCCAGGCTCCTTGGGCGCATGAACGCATCGATTCGCTGCCTCGTGTGGGGCGTCATGCCGATTGGAAGCCTCGTTGGCGGCTGGCTCGGGGGACAGCTCGGCATCGCCCCGACCCTGTGGGTCGGGATCGTGGGACAGCTTCTCGCGTGCGTCCCCGTCGCCACCGGGCCGTTCTTCCGGCTCCGGCGGCTCCCCGACGCCCAAGGGGAGTGA
- a CDS encoding putative acetyltransferase — translation MPPTQRPADVLRSLPLGTRVVVRYRIEGGFTDALGDLAGLDDVEAVIATRRGATKVPLAVVVAAKAVPPPPAPRGPRGPRERA, via the coding sequence GTGCCTCCGACCCAGCGCCCCGCCGACGTCCTCCGTTCGCTGCCGCTCGGGACGCGCGTCGTCGTCCGCTATCGGATCGAAGGCGGCTTCACCGATGCGTTGGGCGACCTCGCAGGGCTGGACGACGTCGAGGCCGTGATCGCGACCCGGCGGGGTGCCACGAAGGTCCCCCTCGCCGTCGTCGTCGCGGCGAAGGCCGTCCCGCCTCCCCCGGCTCCCCGCGGCCCGCGCGGTCCTCGCGAGCGGGCCTAG
- the fdxA gene encoding ferredoxin, whose translation MTYVIAQPCVDVKDKACVEECPVDCIYEGERSLYIHPDECVDCGACEPVCPVEAIYYEDDVPDEWADYYKANVEFFDDLGSPGGAAKLGNTGKDHPLVAALPPQNQA comes from the coding sequence GTGACATATGTGATCGCGCAGCCGTGCGTGGATGTGAAGGACAAGGCCTGCGTCGAGGAGTGCCCGGTCGACTGCATCTACGAAGGTGAGCGGTCCCTCTACATCCACCCGGACGAATGCGTCGACTGCGGCGCGTGTGAGCCCGTGTGCCCGGTCGAGGCCATCTACTACGAGGATGACGTCCCGGACGAGTGGGCCGACTACTACAAGGCGAACGTCGAGTTCTTCGACGATCTGGGCTCTCCCGGCGGCGCCGCCAAGCTCGGCAACACCGGCAAGGATCACCCGCTCGTCGCGGCCCTGCCCCCGCAGAACCAAGCCTGA
- the dapC gene encoding succinyldiaminopimelate transaminase codes for MQQGSGAADASGSRTGLGTERAFGLDLPDYPWEAMAPYLETARSHEGGVVNLSIGTPVDPTPELVQNALRAAANAPGYPTVHGTQAVREAVVEWFGRRRGVAGLDEQAVMPTVGSKELVAWLPFLLGLGAGDVVVRPRVAYPTYDIGARLAGAIAVAADSLDELDSATRSRVRLVWVNSPGNPTGAVRGVDELRAVVDDARGLGAVVASDECYAELGWGQWDVQRGGAAVPSVLDPRVSGGDFSRLLSVYSLSKQSNLAGYRAAFVAGAPELMPNLVNSRKHAGMILPFPVQEALRVALGDDAHVEAQKDRYRARRERLIPALEAFGLKISHSEAGLYLWCSAGEDTWSTVARLAERGIVVGPGVFYGDDGAGRVRVALTASDERIDAAVERLTQS; via the coding sequence GTGCAGCAGGGCAGCGGCGCGGCTGACGCGAGCGGGAGTCGGACTGGCCTCGGGACCGAGCGGGCTTTCGGGCTAGACCTCCCCGATTACCCCTGGGAGGCCATGGCGCCCTATCTCGAGACCGCGCGGTCCCATGAGGGCGGCGTCGTCAACCTTTCCATCGGCACCCCCGTCGACCCGACGCCGGAGCTCGTCCAGAACGCGCTCCGGGCCGCTGCGAACGCGCCCGGATACCCGACTGTCCACGGCACCCAGGCGGTGCGCGAGGCGGTCGTCGAATGGTTCGGCCGCCGCCGGGGAGTCGCGGGCCTCGACGAACAGGCGGTCATGCCGACCGTCGGTTCGAAAGAGCTCGTTGCCTGGCTCCCGTTCCTGCTCGGCCTCGGTGCGGGCGACGTCGTTGTACGTCCCCGCGTCGCCTACCCGACATACGACATCGGCGCTCGCCTCGCCGGGGCAATCGCTGTCGCTGCCGACAGCCTCGACGAACTCGATTCCGCGACCCGCTCCCGCGTGCGGCTCGTCTGGGTCAACTCGCCCGGCAATCCGACAGGTGCCGTGCGTGGGGTCGACGAGCTGCGCGCCGTCGTCGACGACGCCCGCGGCCTCGGCGCCGTCGTCGCCTCGGACGAGTGCTACGCCGAGCTGGGCTGGGGACAGTGGGACGTCCAGCGCGGCGGTGCGGCTGTGCCCTCGGTGCTCGATCCGCGTGTCAGCGGCGGCGACTTCAGCCGTCTGCTGAGCGTCTACTCGCTCAGCAAGCAGTCGAACCTGGCCGGGTATCGCGCCGCGTTCGTCGCGGGCGCTCCGGAACTCATGCCGAACCTCGTGAACAGCCGCAAGCACGCGGGTATGATCCTGCCCTTCCCGGTGCAGGAGGCGCTTCGCGTGGCGCTCGGGGACGACGCCCATGTGGAGGCCCAGAAGGACCGGTACCGCGCTCGCCGCGAGCGTCTCATCCCGGCGCTCGAAGCGTTCGGACTCAAGATCAGCCATTCGGAAGCCGGCCTCTACCTGTGGTGCAGCGCGGGAGAGGACACCTGGAGTACCGTGGCTCGCCTCGCGGAGCGCGGCATCGTCGTCGGGCCGGGGGTGTTCTACGGGGACGACGGCGCGGGCCGAGTCCGTGTGGCGCTCACCGCGAGCGACGAGCGGATCGACGCCGCCGTCGAGCGGCTCACGCAGTCCTAG
- a CDS encoding citrate synthase produces the protein MTEKNGATLRHEGGELTLPRIAAVEGNDGYDVSKLLKETGAVTFDPGFMNTAATTSSITFIDGDEGILRYRGYPIEQLAQHSSFLEVSYLLIYGNLPTPSELESFDQRIRRHTLLHEELKSFFAGFPRDAHPMPVLSSAVSALSTFYQDSLDPFNEEQVELSTIRLMAKLPVIAAYAHKKSIGQPLLYPDNSMNLVENFLRLCFGLPAEPYELDPLVVKALDLLLVLHADHEQNCSTSTVRLVGSANANLFASISAGINALFGPLHGGANEAVLNMLRRIQSEGIKPEDYMEKVKNKEDGVRLMGFGHRVYKNYDPRAKIIKATAHEVLSKLGGNDELLDIAMRLEEKALADDYFIQRKLYPNVDFYTGLIYKAMGFPEKMFTVLFAIGRLPGWIAQWREMIKDPQTKIGRPRQLYVGEAQRDYPAR, from the coding sequence ATGACTGAGAAGAACGGTGCCACCCTGCGCCATGAAGGCGGGGAGCTGACCCTGCCCCGCATTGCCGCGGTCGAAGGCAACGACGGCTACGACGTGTCGAAGCTTCTGAAGGAGACAGGTGCTGTCACCTTCGATCCTGGCTTCATGAACACTGCGGCGACCACTTCGTCGATCACTTTCATCGACGGCGACGAGGGCATCCTCCGCTACCGCGGATACCCCATCGAGCAGCTGGCCCAGCACTCGAGCTTCCTGGAGGTCTCCTACCTCCTGATCTACGGAAACCTCCCCACGCCGTCGGAGCTGGAGAGCTTCGACCAGAGGATCCGCCGCCACACGCTCCTGCACGAGGAGCTCAAGAGCTTCTTCGCCGGGTTCCCGCGTGACGCTCACCCGATGCCGGTCCTGTCCTCGGCGGTGTCGGCGCTGTCGACGTTCTACCAGGACTCGCTTGACCCGTTCAACGAGGAGCAGGTCGAGCTCTCGACCATCCGGCTCATGGCGAAGCTCCCCGTCATTGCCGCGTATGCACACAAGAAGTCGATCGGCCAGCCGCTCCTGTACCCGGACAACTCCATGAACCTCGTGGAGAACTTCCTCCGGCTGTGCTTCGGCCTTCCGGCCGAGCCGTACGAGCTCGATCCCCTCGTGGTCAAGGCCCTCGACCTTCTGCTCGTGCTGCACGCAGACCATGAGCAGAACTGCTCGACGTCGACCGTCCGACTCGTCGGCTCGGCGAATGCGAACCTCTTCGCTTCGATCTCCGCAGGCATCAACGCGCTCTTCGGCCCGCTGCACGGCGGTGCGAATGAGGCCGTCCTCAACATGCTCCGGCGCATCCAGTCCGAGGGCATCAAGCCCGAGGACTACATGGAGAAGGTCAAGAACAAGGAAGACGGCGTCCGCCTCATGGGCTTCGGGCACCGGGTCTACAAGAACTACGACCCGCGCGCGAAGATCATCAAGGCGACCGCCCACGAGGTCCTCTCGAAGCTCGGTGGCAACGACGAGCTCCTCGATATCGCCATGCGCCTCGAGGAGAAGGCCCTCGCGGACGACTACTTCATCCAGCGGAAGCTCTACCCGAACGTCGACTTCTACACTGGCCTCATCTACAAGGCGATGGGCTTCCCGGAGAAGATGTTCACGGTGCTCTTCGCGATCGGACGCCTCCCGGGCTGGATCGCCCAGTGGCGGGAGATGATCAAGGATCCCCAGACGAAGATCGGCCGCCCGCGGCAGCTCTACGTCGGGGAGGCACAGAGGGACTACCCGGCCCGCTGA